A window from Fibrobacter sp. UWT2 encodes these proteins:
- a CDS encoding SufE family protein — MSELMDARLSEIREKFASFSDPDDKWKFLLDLARAHKGMDAALKAEKFIIQGCASTMYLVPNFDGAKIHFEMDVEGGTTNPLISRGLGALALKVYNDMAPADILAVDPKFFQDIGLNVGLSPTRSNGFASLVKQIYLYARVFAALAKK, encoded by the coding sequence ATGAGCGAATTAATGGATGCACGCCTAAGCGAGATTCGCGAAAAGTTTGCAAGCTTTAGCGACCCCGATGACAAGTGGAAATTCCTCTTGGATTTGGCTCGCGCCCACAAGGGTATGGACGCTGCCTTGAAGGCTGAGAAGTTCATTATCCAGGGGTGCGCCTCGACCATGTACTTGGTTCCGAATTTTGACGGTGCAAAGATCCATTTTGAAATGGATGTAGAAGGCGGTACCACGAACCCGCTCATTAGCCGCGGGCTCGGTGCCTTGGCGCTCAAGGTCTACAACGACATGGCTCCCGCAGACATTCTCGCCGTGGATCCGAAGTTCTTCCAGGACATAGGCCTTAACGTGGGACTTTCTCCTACCCGCTCCAACGGCTTTGCGAGCCTGGTCAAACAGATTTATTTATATGCAAGGGTCTTTGCGGCCCTCGCCAAAAAATAG
- the tsaE gene encoding tRNA (adenosine(37)-N6)-threonylcarbamoyltransferase complex ATPase subunit type 1 TsaE: MKFNSEEETYNWAVEFGRSLKPGDKVALYGNLGAGKTVISRGVCKGLGFTGSVCSPTYTILHEYPNNPPIFHFDLYRLDGGADLYEVGLDPDYLEKGISLIEWPERLEDNDPGLTHKIEIKILSETEREIEVTAL; encoded by the coding sequence GTGAAATTCAATAGTGAAGAAGAAACATACAACTGGGCGGTTGAATTCGGGCGTAGCCTGAAGCCGGGCGACAAGGTGGCTCTTTACGGCAACCTGGGCGCCGGAAAGACGGTCATCAGTCGCGGGGTCTGCAAAGGTCTCGGTTTCACGGGATCTGTCTGCTCCCCCACCTACACCATTCTGCACGAATACCCGAACAATCCGCCGATTTTCCACTTCGACCTTTACCGCCTAGACGGCGGCGCCGACCTCTACGAAGTCGGCCTCGACCCCGACTACCTCGAAAAGGGAATCAGCCTGATCGAATGGCCGGAACGTTTGGAAGACAACGACCCCGGCCTCACGCACAAGATTGAAATAAAAATCCTCTCGGAAACCGAGAGGGAAATCGAAGTTACGGCTCTTTAA
- the nspC gene encoding carboxynorspermidine decarboxylase, with amino-acid sequence MFSKTLDYSQVPSPCFVLDEARLRRNMEILDDIQKRGNVKIICALKGYSFWRSFPLIRQYLAGATASSLNEARLAKEEMGKEVHVFAPVYEDDEIDQILACAGHITFNSFSQWQRFKDKTLAAGVSAGIRVNPQYSTVETDLYNPCGKFSRLGVTEAEFKPELLDGIEGLHFHALCEQDADALEGVLKAFEQHFGKYLPQMKWVNFGGGHHITRKDYHREELVRILNDFHSRYPHLNVIMEPGEAVGWQTGELVASVGDIVHNEMDIVILNVSISAHMPDCLEMPYRPTVTGAGMPGEKKFTYKLTGNSCLAGDQLGDFSFDEPLKVGDKIIFEDMIHYTMVKTTFFNGVRHPSIGKFDEQGKFHLLHKFTYEQFKDKL; translated from the coding sequence ATGTTCAGTAAAACGCTCGATTATTCCCAGGTTCCCTCCCCCTGTTTTGTTCTTGACGAGGCCAGACTTCGCCGAAACATGGAAATTTTGGACGATATCCAGAAGCGCGGGAACGTCAAAATCATTTGCGCCTTGAAAGGTTACAGTTTTTGGCGCAGTTTTCCGCTCATCAGGCAGTATCTTGCCGGGGCTACCGCCTCGAGTCTGAACGAAGCACGCCTTGCCAAAGAAGAAATGGGCAAGGAAGTCCACGTATTTGCACCCGTCTACGAAGACGACGAAATCGACCAGATTCTCGCCTGCGCAGGCCACATCACCTTCAACAGCTTCAGCCAGTGGCAGCGTTTCAAAGACAAGACCCTCGCCGCCGGAGTGAGCGCCGGAATTCGCGTCAACCCGCAATATTCCACGGTCGAAACAGATTTATATAACCCCTGCGGAAAGTTTTCGAGACTGGGCGTGACCGAAGCGGAGTTCAAACCGGAACTCTTGGACGGCATCGAAGGGCTCCATTTCCACGCCCTCTGTGAACAGGATGCCGATGCGCTGGAAGGCGTTCTTAAGGCATTTGAGCAGCATTTCGGCAAATATCTGCCGCAAATGAAGTGGGTGAATTTCGGTGGTGGACACCACATTACCCGTAAGGATTACCACCGCGAAGAGCTCGTGCGCATCCTGAACGACTTCCATAGTCGCTACCCGCACCTCAACGTCATCATGGAACCGGGTGAAGCAGTCGGTTGGCAGACGGGCGAACTGGTGGCCTCCGTCGGCGACATTGTTCATAACGAAATGGACATTGTCATACTGAATGTATCCATCAGTGCACACATGCCGGACTGTCTTGAAATGCCGTACCGCCCCACCGTGACGGGCGCCGGCATGCCGGGCGAAAAGAAATTTACATATAAACTAACAGGCAATTCCTGCCTGGCCGGCGACCAGTTGGGCGACTTCTCCTTCGATGAACCGCTCAAGGTAGGCGACAAGATCATCTTTGAAGACATGATTCATTATACCATGGTGAAGACCACGTTCTTCAACGGTGTACGTCACCCGAGCATCGGCAAGTTCGACGAACAGGGGAAATTCCACTTGTTGCACAAGTTTACCTACGAGCAGTTCAAGGATAAGCTGTAG
- a CDS encoding iron ABC transporter permease, with the protein MAGKCRFDHRILIGFALLISLAVVLSYLTLFSGAVGLSWSDLSFGSVESRIFWDIRVPRLAAAVLSGISLAVAGLSLQTLFRNPLAGPFVLGISSGASLGVALSLLAGFSFGYFGVLSAASVGALAVTLVVMTVAARFENSTVLLIVGLLVGYFIDALVSLLIVGSDAESLRVYVSWGMGSFGRLTFDCIWIYALSVLVGLALLVLSVRYLNAARMGDDFAKGLGVNVRRGRMMVLLGASLLAAASTAFCGPVAFVGIAVPHLAFMLFKTSNHRVLMPASALCGIVLCLAACQFSKIPLNAVLSLVGVPVVLWVIVRGGGIRK; encoded by the coding sequence GTGGCTGGGAAATGCCGCTTCGATCATCGAATCCTGATTGGATTCGCCCTGCTCATTTCCCTGGCCGTTGTCCTTTCTTATTTGACATTATTTTCGGGAGCGGTCGGGCTATCTTGGTCTGACCTTTCTTTTGGTTCTGTTGAATCCCGCATTTTCTGGGATATCCGTGTGCCGCGACTGGCTGCAGCGGTGCTCTCCGGAATTTCCCTGGCGGTGGCGGGACTTTCGTTACAGACGCTCTTTAGAAACCCGCTGGCGGGTCCCTTTGTGTTGGGCATTAGCAGTGGCGCAAGTCTTGGTGTTGCCCTTTCGCTGTTGGCCGGGTTCAGTTTCGGTTATTTTGGCGTGCTGTCTGCGGCGTCGGTGGGTGCCCTTGCGGTGACTCTTGTGGTGATGACCGTGGCCGCCCGCTTTGAAAATTCTACGGTACTTTTGATTGTTGGCCTATTGGTCGGCTATTTCATTGATGCCCTGGTGAGCCTCCTGATTGTGGGAAGCGATGCGGAATCTTTGCGGGTGTATGTGTCATGGGGCATGGGCAGTTTTGGTAGGCTTACCTTTGATTGCATTTGGATTTATGCCCTGAGCGTTTTGGTGGGGCTTGCTTTGTTGGTGCTTTCGGTGCGTTACTTGAACGCTGCTAGAATGGGCGATGACTTTGCGAAAGGCCTAGGCGTGAATGTGCGTCGCGGTCGCATGATGGTGCTCTTGGGAGCCTCCCTTTTGGCGGCAGCGTCAACGGCTTTTTGTGGGCCTGTTGCCTTTGTGGGAATCGCCGTTCCCCATTTGGCTTTTATGTTGTTCAAAACCAGCAACCATCGTGTGCTGATGCCTGCTTCGGCCTTGTGCGGAATTGTGCTTTGTCTTGCGGCTTGTCAGTTCTCCAAGATCCCGCTGAATGCGGTGCTTAGCCTGGTGGGCGTGCCTGTGGTGCTTTGGGTGATTGTTCGCGGCGGAGGAATTCGTAAATGA
- a CDS encoding ABC transporter ATP-binding protein — translation MTMLLQCENLVLGYPAKANASGIVAPFSFELGEGEVVALLGENGCGKSTFLKTLCAQLQPVSGTVSLCGRPLNSAKGSAWSARERAKLVTLVRMSGISCDRMTVREFVSLGRMPYAGLFDGRSEEDERIIDEAIALLELENFANRWVNELSDGERSRVYLAQAVAQQVKVLLLDEPNAFLDIPRSRKLFTLLQKLADERKMGILVSTHSVEYAEKYSDRMVVIVDKQVRVAKTENARAEGLLDWTED, via the coding sequence ATGACGATGCTTCTTCAGTGCGAAAATCTGGTGCTGGGTTATCCGGCCAAGGCGAATGCTTCGGGAATTGTAGCTCCCTTCAGTTTTGAATTGGGGGAGGGCGAGGTGGTCGCACTGCTGGGTGAAAACGGCTGCGGCAAGAGTACTTTTTTAAAGACGCTTTGCGCTCAGTTGCAGCCGGTTTCTGGAACGGTATCTTTGTGCGGCCGTCCCTTGAATTCCGCTAAGGGCTCTGCCTGGAGCGCTCGCGAACGCGCGAAGCTTGTCACGCTGGTGCGTATGAGTGGAATCTCTTGCGATCGCATGACGGTTCGTGAATTCGTCAGCTTGGGCCGTATGCCTTATGCGGGTTTGTTCGATGGCCGAAGCGAAGAAGACGAGCGAATTATAGACGAAGCCATCGCTCTCTTGGAATTGGAAAATTTTGCGAATCGTTGGGTGAATGAATTGAGCGACGGCGAACGGAGCCGTGTGTACTTGGCGCAGGCCGTGGCTCAACAGGTGAAAGTGCTTTTGCTGGATGAACCCAACGCCTTCTTGGATATTCCCCGCAGCCGAAAGCTTTTTACGCTTTTGCAAAAACTGGCGGATGAACGCAAAATGGGAATTTTAGTGTCCACTCATTCTGTGGAATACGCTGAAAAGTACAGTGACCGGATGGTGGTGATTGTAGATAAGCAAGTGCGCGTGGCTAAGACTGAAAATGCTCGTGCCGAAGGTTTGCTCGACTGGACCGAAGATTAA